The window GGAGATAATTGGCTGTCCTTTAAAGAACCTTCTACTTTAGAATAGTAGAAGGTTCTTTATATAGAGTGATACCTTGGTTGGGAGGAAGCACCCTAGTTATATTTTACCAATTATCCATGAAAGGCGATTTTCTCCAAATTGTTTTTGAGTAAAGACATAGCATATGATAGTATGAAAAAATGTGATTATATAAAAGTCTCAACTTTGGAGAAACTTGTATAATTCATGATTTTAATTTAGGGGGAGAAAAGTTTGGAAGAAAAAGTTGGAAAGAAAAAGTCGCCGAAGTTGTTAGTGATTATGATTTTGACCGCACTAGTAGTTGTGGGTGGCAGTGTATCGGCATTTTTCTTAGTGAATAAATCACCGAAAGTACAATATTTTTTAGCAGAAGCTGAATCGTTTAAGCAAATGGGTGAAATCATTGAAGATCGTTATAAGAATGAATTAAATTGGTTGGAAGTTCAGAAGAAAAAACCGGTTGAAACAAATTTTGACTTGTCAGGCGAATGGAATGACCCATCTGTTGACTATGAAATGCAAGAAATACAGAGCATTGTCAACAGTACTAAAATTTCCAGCAAACAAGTCTATGACCCAGTAAAAAAACAAATAGAAGTGGACCTCAGAGGAGAACTAGGGAGTTTGAAAGTGGACTTTGGTTCTTTATTTGTAACAACGGAGAAACTTGTAGCTTCCGTACCTTTTCTCGATGAATTAGTTAGATTCGATGATAAAGACTTCGGGAAGATGATGCGAGAGTTTGAAGATGAAGATTATGATGGAAATGAAAACTTAGGATTATCTCAGTTATTTGAAGATGGCTTTTCAGTTACGGAAGAATCACGTACATATCTCGAAAAAGAGTATCTTGCGTATCTCATGAAAGAGATTCCTGAGGAAGCATTTACAAGTGAAAAAGAAGAAATTACAGTATATGATAAAAAAATGAAGACAAAAAAAGTTAAGATGGATCTTACAGAACAGCAACTGAAAACAGTGCTGAAAAACTTACTGGAGAAAGCGAAAAAAGATGAAAAACTTAAAGCTATATTAAAAGAACAGCTTACACTATCTACATTCGCTGGCGATACTTCCGACGACGAAATTGCGACAATCATGGATGGGTTTGAAGACGGACTTGACGAAGCGATTGAGGGTGTGGATTCTATAAAGCTGCCTAACGGACTGCAGTCTACAATCTGGCATCGTTCAAACAAAATTGTGAAACGCGAATTCACAATGGGCGTTGGAGAAGATAAGGAAAATCTTGATACATTAATGGTTAGTGGAACTCAATTGCTAGAGAAGGCTGAGCAGAAGTGGGACTTCGTGTTTGGTGCAAAAGATTCCTTCGGTGATGAAAATACCGTCAATGTAAAAGGTGATTTGGCGTGGAAAGATCAAAAATCTACTGATACTATTACTTTATCGATGGATGATGTGAAATTCATCTACAAAGGAAAAGAAGAATTAAAAGGTAAAAAACGGACATTCACACGTTCATTTGGTTTTTCGGATGGAGATATGGACCCGGCTATTATTTGGAAAGGGAATGCCACACACGAAAGCGATTCAATGAAAGCAAATCATGAATTTTCTTTCAGCGAAAAAACAATGGGCGATAATATGTTCAACCTAGTTCTGAAGCAGCAAGGAAAAATTGTGAAAAAAGTAGATATGCCAGCAGAAACTGAAGACACAATAAATCTTGGGAAAATGAGTAAGGAAGAATTTGAAGTCTTCGCGGAA of the Sporosarcina sp. FSL K6-1508 genome contains:
- a CDS encoding DUF6583 family protein gives rise to the protein MEEKVGKKKSPKLLVIMILTALVVVGGSVSAFFLVNKSPKVQYFLAEAESFKQMGEIIEDRYKNELNWLEVQKKKPVETNFDLSGEWNDPSVDYEMQEIQSIVNSTKISSKQVYDPVKKQIEVDLRGELGSLKVDFGSLFVTTEKLVASVPFLDELVRFDDKDFGKMMREFEDEDYDGNENLGLSQLFEDGFSVTEESRTYLEKEYLAYLMKEIPEEAFTSEKEEITVYDKKMKTKKVKMDLTEQQLKTVLKNLLEKAKKDEKLKAILKEQLTLSTFAGDTSDDEIATIMDGFEDGLDEAIEGVDSIKLPNGLQSTIWHRSNKIVKREFTMGVGEDKENLDTLMVSGTQLLEKAEQKWDFVFGAKDSFGDENTVNVKGDLAWKDQKSTDTITLSMDDVKFIYKGKEELKGKKRTFTRSFGFSDGDMDPAIIWKGNATHESDSMKANHEFSFSEKTMGDNMFNLVLKQQGKIVKKVDMPAETEDTINLGKMSKEEFEVFAEETLVKVQEWAFGFMEDLQGEIGEF